GCCCTGGAAGATCACCTTGGCAAATACCGGCATCAGGGTATCATAAGGCAGTACCAGTAAGCCCATGCACATGACCAGGATAATAATGATCCCGATACGCGGGGTTTGCCGCAGGTACATAAAACCCTCCGATAATTCAGTCAGCGCAGCCTGCTTATTTTGAGGGGCTACAAATGCGGGCAATTTTATCAGCAACAAAGAACCGATCACCGCAAGAAAACTAAACGTATTTAATGCAAAACAGGTATACGCCCCATACGCCTGCAACACAATTCCCGATACCGCCGGCCCTATTAACCTGGCAATATTCACCATGGCCGAATTCAGGGCCAGCGCATTCGTGATGTCTTCCTTATTATCTACCAGTTCGTGCACCATCGGTTGCCGGGCCGGTGTATCAAATGCATTCACGATGCCTAACACCACACTCAGCGCCAGGATCTGCCATACCTGGTAATGCCCACTGAAAGTAAGGATCGTCAACATCAGGGACTGGATCAAAGATGCCACCTGCGTGACCAGTAAAATCTGACGGCGACTATACCTGTCTGATACAATCCCCCCTACCAGCGAAAACAAAAACGATGGAAACTGCTGCATAAACACCGCCAGGCCCAGCATGTAAGCAGAATGTGTAATGGAATACACCACCCAGCTCACGGCCGTTCTCTGCATCCAGGTACCAATCTGTGAAATAGACTGCCCATAAAAAAACAACGCATAATTCCTGTTCCGAAATGCCCTGAAAGCATTCCCTTTTCCAGCTTGAATCATATATTTCAAACATTGACCTTTCGACACATTTTGATAATTTGTCGAAAACAAGAGAAAAAAAAAGCTAGCTTTTTATAGCCAGCATTGTCATACGAACCAGTGCATCAATAGCAGGTTCCATACGTGTATAACTATTTTCAAGCTCAAACTCGCGTTTAAAACCACGCAGGCTGCTTGTAAATACAAATATAATTGAGTCCTTATCCTCCGGGGAGAAATCGGCCAAAACACGGTTCAGTAATGCCAGTTCATCCTTCCGGATCTTTTTCTGGATCACTTTTTTCCGTTGCGTATATTGCGACAATTCATCCGGGTTCATCGCCGTTTCAAACATGTCGAAAAACACCTTCCGCTTGCGGCCAATCTTTGTTTTGGTAATGCCATAGGCACGCAACTTTCCTTCCACCGTCTCCTCCCTGTCTACCATGCGGGTGATCTCCGCTATGATCTCATCTATCTCCGCACTCATCACGGCATCAAAGACCTCATCCTTGTTCCTGTAATAATAATACAAGGAACTTCTTCCCTTGCCAATCGCCTTCGCCACATCATCCATCGTTACCTTCTGATAACCATGTTTCTGAAATAGCTGCTGCGCCGCCTGCAGAATTTGCTGTTGTATTATATCTTCCGGCATACCATGCAAAGGTAAAACTATTTTCGACATTTAAACAATAAATATCGAAAAGATAGAAACTGACTTTGCTTTTAAATCACAAAAAAAGCCGTCGATAGTGGCTAATACCGAAGGCATCAGCCACTATCGACGGGAGTAATGGCCTACGGCCGGCCTAAGCATAAAATTGAAATACTATTATTCCTCCTTCCCCTCCTGCAAATCCATATCCTTATTCCTCCCCAGCTTCACCACAGGATTATGCTGGGTACCCGTTACATAAAACGGGATGCCCCAGATCCCCAAAGGCGGCAAACCTACCCGCCCTTTCAGGTTCAGGCGGCCATCCAGGCTTACTTGTCCTTCAAAACGCGGACGCATTCCCGCTATCCGCAGCTTCGTCCTTTCAATGGTAATAATATTGTTGGCTATAGAACTACGGATATTTACTTCTGACAGACCCGGATCTTTCAGATCCTCTTTGCCCGTCTTATTGCTCACCGTATTTAATAACTTAAATCCTTTCAGTTTAATTTTCTTCAGCGTCAATACCCCCTCTCCTGTCAGCGATGGATAAGACACTTTCATATTCTCATACAGGCGGCCATTGATATGATACTCCAGGCCAACAATACCACTGGCACTTGATGCAGAGGTAGCCATATCATGAAAAAGTTTGATTTCCTTATAAGCACGTTTGATGTCAAACTCCTTTGCACTGATCCTGAAATCGAACTGCGCACGCCTTGCACTCAGACTTGTATACTGCGCATCCATGACCACCGGTGCATCTATGATATTAAAGCCGGTATTGCTCATATTCAGCGTACCATTCTCCACCCCAAGAGTGCCATGGAAACGATGCAGGTCTATCCCGTTATAATTGACCCTGTCTGCGGCAGCATTGACGGTAAGCCGCACATTAGCCGGGATGATCACCACACCGGGTGCTCCCGCTGCTGCATCGGCAGGATCACTGTTGCCCGTATAAGCCGCCAGTTCATCCACCTGTAAATAACGACTTTTCAGGTCCAGGGCACCTTGTAAATGCTGATCCTGCTGCGTCATATAGCCGATCAGGTTATTGAGATACCCATCAATGTGCAGGTCTGATTTTCCATAGTGTACATCGAACTGATCGAACCACATCTTATCATCCGCAAAGCGGAAGACCCCGTTATTGATATGGAAAGGCAGGGGGAAGATGTTCGCCTTCACGGTTATATCCTTTACTGTCAGTGACCCCTTGTTATCCAGTTTCGCATACTGGCCGGACATTGCATCGCTCTGTGTACCATGCAGTGACAGATCAGCTTTGATCATGCCATTTACATCATAGCCTTCCTTGCCCAGTACTTTATAGATCTTACCCAGATCAATGGAACCATTTGCACTGATATCGTAATGCGGATCGTTGAAATTATCTACAGCTGCTTTCAGGTGAAAAGGCTGCCCTTCAAATTCAAAAGCCACCGGTTTAATATCAAATCTCAGTGCATTGAAATTGCCCGTTGTATCTACCAGCACAGCATCCACATTGATCTTTTCTATCGGGTGCGGATAGTACTTTGTTTTCACCGCACCATTGCTCATTTTCAGGGAAGCCGTGGTGACAGGGAACAATTTCTGTGCGGGTACCCATGGGCCTTTGCTGACTACATTTACCCTCACATCGCCATGCAGGTCTATGCCATCAACCGGGTAGAACTGCTTGATCTCCTCCATGTGCAGTAAACCCACCAGGTTCGCATCAATATTCGGTGCGAGTGCATTGTTGATCTGTATATTGCCTTTGATATAGTTCGTGAGTGCTTCTGCATTGATCCTGCTCACATCGAGGTGTACATTGGCATAACTGTTATCCCTGCTATAGGCTGCTACCACAAAACCAATGTTCTTAATCGGCTCTGATACATCTTCGAAGTGCAGTGATCCATTGCTGAAAGTAGATGTAAAATCAAAGGCCGGCACACTTACATTCGGTATATACCTGCCATCCGCTTTTAGTTTCGCCTGCAGGTGTCCTTTCAGTTTAAATTTATCGTAGCCAATTGCTTTCGTCCATTTCTCCATATCGATGTCCGCATCCATCCTGGCTTTTACCAGGGGTTTCGTCAGACTTGTAATATCAATATCCGCATCCAGGTGCCCTTTGTCCAGCTGGAACGACAGTGAATCCAGGTTAATGGTCAAACGATCCGGGTTTAGCTGCGGTAAACGGGTGATGAAGTCCAGTCTTAATTTTTCAATCTTGCTGGATGCACCTGAACTTGAAATCTCCCCATCTCTTACCTTAATTTTAAAAGTAAAATCGGGCATCTTGTTCGCGTTCGCCACGTATTTACCTTTCAGTGAAGCAGATAATTCCGCATCTCCTTCAATGTCTGTATGCTCCATCCAGCTCAGGTACTTGGAAGGCAGCGCACTAAACAGGGCTTCCAGGGTAGATGCCCCGGAGCTCAGCAGGAAGTCCATCTCATATCCATTCCGCAAAAAACTGAATTCACCTTTGAATTGTACGGGCAACTGGTTAATCTTCAGGTCATTCTTTTCGAACACAAGGTCGAGTGACTTCGTATTGATCCGGGTAATCAGGTCACCTTTTAGTTTCTTGGATTGGATATAAGGAATGCCTCCATAAGAGAGGTCAAATGAATTGATACCAATCCTGGAGTAGAGATCAAATTTGTTAGATTTCAGGTTACCCTTTCCTTTATAATTTACGTCATTGGCCTTGATATTCAGGGCCAGGGAACGGTCATTGTAAATGATACGGCAATGTTCCAGCTGGATCCTGTCTATGTTCAGGGATGCACCGCTGGTATCTTCCTTCGACGCTTTGGCAGGCGCAGTAGATTCATAGATATTGTAATTGGGCCGGCCATCCGTATCCACCTGCACATGTACATTCCCTTTAGTCAGGTAGATCTCATTGATCTGAATGGTTTTAGAAAAGATAGTAGATAAGTCTACCCCCAGCGAAACTTCGGATGCCACTACCAGTGTATCCTGTTCAAAAGGTGCAGACCCTTTCAGACTAAAATCATAGAGGGTGAGTGTCAAAGATGGAAAATGGTTAAAGAAGGATAGCCTGGCCTTCGAAAAATTCATTTCGCTGGTGATGCTATTATTGGCCCAGGTCTTAATCTTGTTTGAAACAGCCTTTGGAAAAAGAAAAGGCAGGATAAATAGCAATACTAATACTCCTCCGAAAGACAAAGAAATAACTTTCAATGCTTTCCAGGAAGACTTCTTGAAACTAGCACTTAGCATAAAAAGGTATAGGAGCGTTAATTAGGTTTCCGCTTGCGGGCGCAAAGATAGAACTTCTCCAACCTGTTTTTCAAATAATTTTATCACTCCCTGTTTTCAGGTAAAAATTTCCTGGAATGCCTTCATATTAGGCATGGCAGCGCTTTTATCAAGGACTGCAAAAACGACTGATTTAAAGCATTTACTGTACTTTCCTTCTCCTAATAAGTAAGATCCGAAGTAGCGTGCGATATCCGTTGGGTCATTCCTGAATACCCCACATCCCCAGGCACCTAATAAGAGGTGTTCGATATTATGATGCGCAAATACACCCAGTACCCTGTCCATTCTGCGCAGCATCACATCTTCCGCCTGTGCTTTTTCGTGCGGACGATTATTCATGATCGCGCCAATGTTTACAGCAGGACTGGTGATGAACGAGACGGGATAAGGGTCGGCCAGCAGTTCGCCATTATCATTGCGGAATACTGCTACATCCGGGCTCCAGATCATGTGATCTGAATACAACAGCGTAGGTCTGGCCCTGTTATACTCATACATCGCAAAGTGTTTTGAGAGCGTTGCGTACAATGCTGAAGACATGGCCAGGCTTTCTTCCTGCGCTACGGCGCCTCCCAGGAAGCCTCCCCCGGGGTTCTTGGCGGAGGCGAAGTTGAGGCAGCCGATCTTTTTTTGCTGGCGGATCATGGTAGCAGCAGCTTCCAATACCGGCGTGTTAATGACTTCGAAAGTAGTTGCTTCATTGGCTGAAGCAGCCTTTTGGGCTACTTCAGGCATGAAGGTACTGAAATCGTCAGGGGTGTACAATTTGCAATCTTCGAGTGTAGTGGCAATGGATACTTTAATGTTGACAACCTCTTCTTTCACACGATAATAGCCCTGTTCAATAATCTGCAGGGTCTCCTGGGCCTTCTCGGCCCGCGTTGTTTTTTTCATTATGTAAGGGATTTCTTTTTCAGCCATGCCCGTATGGGTTCGTCATACAGCTTAAGACTGGCATAACCCACAAGAACGGATACGGCAAAGGTGAGCAGTCCATAGCCAATGGCCTGAGACAGCGAAGCCCCCCTGTTGTCGTAAGCCCATCCTGTGTAAATGTAAATAAATGGGTAATGGGTGATGTATATTGGGTATGAGATGTCACCCAGGAATTTGCAGATCTTATTTTCTTTGATGCTGTGGGTCTGCCCACCGGCACCGAGGTAAACAATCAGGGGGAATACAAAAATGATCGCCAACGCTTCGTATAAACCATTGGCCCATAAATGATCAGCACCACCTATTCTTGGCATAAACAAAACGACTGCGAGTAAGAGACTTGCCCACAGGAATGCGTTTTTAATATGAACAGGTTTCGTTACTCTCGCCAGTAATAAACCACCAAAGAAAGGGAACATCATCCTGATAAAACCGATCTTGATCTGCTCAGGTGTGAGTGACCAGCCACCAATAATATCACCTGATGCACTGGTAATGGTGTAATGCATCAACGCAGCGGCAGACAGCACCACCAATGCCGTGAGCAGGCCTTTTGAAAACCTGCGGATGCCCAACCCGTATAGAATGTTAGCGATGTACTCGTAGAACAAAGACCAGCCCGGTCCATCCAGCGGATGTAATTCCTGCCAGCCCCTGATGTCCATAGATACAGGAATGGGCAGCAGGGTAAACCCTACCAGCATGGTAAGCAGCACTTTCCATAATTCAACGTTATGAATGTTTGGAAATAAAGCCGGCGAATCGCTGAAATAAAAACAAGCGGCACCAATGATCATACCCATGATCACCATAGGCTGCAGTCTTTCGAGACGG
This window of the Chitinophaga sancti genome carries:
- a CDS encoding TIGR02452 family protein; this translates as MKKTTRAEKAQETLQIIEQGYYRVKEEVVNIKVSIATTLEDCKLYTPDDFSTFMPEVAQKAASANEATTFEVINTPVLEAAATMIRQQKKIGCLNFASAKNPGGGFLGGAVAQEESLAMSSALYATLSKHFAMYEYNRARPTLLYSDHMIWSPDVAVFRNDNGELLADPYPVSFITSPAVNIGAIMNNRPHEKAQAEDVMLRRMDRVLGVFAHHNIEHLLLGAWGCGVFRNDPTDIARYFGSYLLGEGKYSKCFKSVVFAVLDKSAAMPNMKAFQEIFT
- a CDS encoding MFS transporter, producing MIQAGKGNAFRAFRNRNYALFFYGQSISQIGTWMQRTAVSWVVYSITHSAYMLGLAVFMQQFPSFLFSLVGGIVSDRYSRRQILLVTQVASLIQSLMLTILTFSGHYQVWQILALSVVLGIVNAFDTPARQPMVHELVDNKEDITNALALNSAMVNIARLIGPAVSGIVLQAYGAYTCFALNTFSFLAVIGSLLLIKLPAFVAPQNKQAALTELSEGFMYLRQTPRIGIIIILVMCMGLLVLPYDTLMPVFAKVIFQGNARTFGYIASAVGAGSIAGSLFLASLKKSGHLTVILLASIVVLGIGLVGFSRCSSFYVALPFAVVIGLASLLPMTASITIIQVEAAAHMRGRVMSYIAMAYFGMLPLGSLLAGTASQKISAPLTMLIQGGIAFVIAFIFSNYLKTTK
- a CDS encoding AsmA family protein — translated: MLSASFKKSSWKALKVISLSFGGVLVLLFILPFLFPKAVSNKIKTWANNSITSEMNFSKARLSFFNHFPSLTLTLYDFSLKGSAPFEQDTLVVASEVSLGVDLSTIFSKTIQINEIYLTKGNVHVQVDTDGRPNYNIYESTAPAKASKEDTSGASLNIDRIQLEHCRIIYNDRSLALNIKANDVNYKGKGNLKSNKFDLYSRIGINSFDLSYGGIPYIQSKKLKGDLITRINTKSLDLVFEKNDLKINQLPVQFKGEFSFLRNGYEMDFLLSSGASTLEALFSALPSKYLSWMEHTDIEGDAELSASLKGKYVANANKMPDFTFKIKVRDGEISSSGASSKIEKLRLDFITRLPQLNPDRLTINLDSLSFQLDKGHLDADIDITSLTKPLVKARMDADIDMEKWTKAIGYDKFKLKGHLQAKLKADGRYIPNVSVPAFDFTSTFSNGSLHFEDVSEPIKNIGFVVAAYSRDNSYANVHLDVSRINAEALTNYIKGNIQINNALAPNIDANLVGLLHMEEIKQFYPVDGIDLHGDVRVNVVSKGPWVPAQKLFPVTTASLKMSNGAVKTKYYPHPIEKINVDAVLVDTTGNFNALRFDIKPVAFEFEGQPFHLKAAVDNFNDPHYDISANGSIDLGKIYKVLGKEGYDVNGMIKADLSLHGTQSDAMSGQYAKLDNKGSLTVKDITVKANIFPLPFHINNGVFRFADDKMWFDQFDVHYGKSDLHIDGYLNNLIGYMTQQDQHLQGALDLKSRYLQVDELAAYTGNSDPADAAAGAPGVVIIPANVRLTVNAAADRVNYNGIDLHRFHGTLGVENGTLNMSNTGFNIIDAPVVMDAQYTSLSARRAQFDFRISAKEFDIKRAYKEIKLFHDMATSASSASGIVGLEYHINGRLYENMKVSYPSLTGEGVLTLKKIKLKGFKLLNTVSNKTGKEDLKDPGLSEVNIRSSIANNIITIERTKLRIAGMRPRFEGQVSLDGRLNLKGRVGLPPLGIWGIPFYVTGTQHNPVVKLGRNKDMDLQEGKEE
- a CDS encoding TetR/AcrR family transcriptional regulator, with amino-acid sequence MSKIVLPLHGMPEDIIQQQILQAAQQLFQKHGYQKVTMDDVAKAIGKGRSSLYYYYRNKDEVFDAVMSAEIDEIIAEITRMVDREETVEGKLRAYGITKTKIGRKRKVFFDMFETAMNPDELSQYTQRKKVIQKKIRKDELALLNRVLADFSPEDKDSIIFVFTSSLRGFKREFELENSYTRMEPAIDALVRMTMLAIKS
- a CDS encoding acyltransferase family protein, with amino-acid sequence MNANVLPSKPHYQILDGLRGVAALIVVTFHIFEAHATSHLTQIINHGYLAVDFFFLLSGYVISYAYDDRWQKMSIGNFFRRRLERLQPMVIMGMIIGAACFYFSDSPALFPNIHNVELWKVLLTMLVGFTLLPIPVSMDIRGWQELHPLDGPGWSLFYEYIANILYGLGIRRFSKGLLTALVVLSAAALMHYTITSASGDIIGGWSLTPEQIKIGFIRMMFPFFGGLLLARVTKPVHIKNAFLWASLLLAVVLFMPRIGGADHLWANGLYEALAIIFVFPLIVYLGAGGQTHSIKENKICKFLGDISYPIYITHYPFIYIYTGWAYDNRGASLSQAIGYGLLTFAVSVLVGYASLKLYDEPIRAWLKKKSLT